The following DNA comes from Tunturibacter psychrotolerans.
TTCCATCAGGGTTAATCTGAGCCACGTTTGGTCCAGACGTAAGCGAAAGGTTAGTTGGTGTTGCAGGTTTGTTATGGGGAGCGAGACATCCCGTCACCGCAGCATGAACTACGGCTGGATCACGCTGGCCACGAGCGTCGATGAAAATACCCCAAGGGTCAAACTTGGAATCCGTCTCAAACTTACGGATGATGCCGAGAGCGTCGGTTAGCACTGCGGTGCTGCTGATGTCTAGATTGATTTGGAACTTGGTGCTCATATTTTTCTTGTCCTACCTTCAGGGCAACAGTCGTTAATACTTTCGAGTTAATCTACCCCTCTTCAGTAGTGGAGTTTGATCATCAAAAAGAGACGAAATTAAATTTACAAATCTCGCTAACTTTCCTCACGCGCAGAGTCAAAAAGCACACGGGCCAGTAACAACAATTCAAAAGCAGAGGAATAACAAGATGTCAGTCACTAGAATCATTTATGAAATATCTGTTGCCGAGGTTGATGAAGCTTGAAACCTTTATCTTCAAAACAACATCGCTCAGTGGGGAAACGCCACAGCTGGGTTACCCAAAACCACAACATTCAACATTAGCGTTCAGCAAGACAATGACCTACCTAGTCCCAGCCAAATATTTACTTGGAACCCAGCCTTCACTGGAGCTTCGGCCCCAAATGACTGGAATGGGTCGGACTCATTTGCTCTCCCTGCAAGTTTTGCGTTTCAGAGACCTAACAATACTCAAGACGTTCAGTACTCAGCTCTATTGCTCGGCGGTCGTAATCCTGTGAACTTGGCTCCTATGGATGGAAACGGTATGCTCGCGCTCGTTTACCATGACCCTCAGCCGGGTCCCGGTGCTTACGTGGTGCGATTGACGGCAACTATCACCCCACGAGTCAATGCTTCAAAGAAACTAGTTTTCGAAGAGGCACCAGAACCCATATATGCATAACTAATGAATGAATGATTTGTCTTCAGGATGGCTAAGTTTGCCTGCTGTCCTGAAGACTGTTAGCTGTGCGCTTGCGGGTGAGGTCAACCTCGGTAATAGAGTCGTCAGTCATGATGAGTCCACGCAGACGGAGTCTCTTTGGTAGGTCAGGGAGTGAAGAAGGAGAGCCGTCCACAGGGAACGACACCACTTCATCGAGGTTGAGGGTGTCTATGTCAGGTGGGTTATTCACAGTCCACTTCCTTAGCAGCACCCTCGAACTTCTTGTACTTCGCTGAGGTTTCAACCCGGACACCAGCCTTGTTCGGAAGACGGACATAGCCAGGAGGCTTTTTCTTCTTCTCATCCGAGATGTAGACCTCTTCCATCAAAGTCTTGTCCTCAACCATCGCCTTCCTGATGCGAGTGACGGTGGACGAGCCATACTTCTTCGGCCAGTTCTTCTTACGAGCGAGGTCCCAGAAGCTGACCCAGTTAGAGACACCGTCCTTAGGGTCTGTCCCTGAAGGAAGCAGACGTTGTACGTGAACGCCATCTCCGAATAGAACATCCGCACGACGGGCATGGGAATAGTGCAGGCGAAATAAAAGCGAAACTTTTCCACGTCTCGTACCCGTTTTCGTACCCGTTTTTTGGCTCGGTGAGGTATAACGAACGCTTAAGGTGGCTTAAGAAGACTTAAAGCCGAAGCCGCTATATCCAAGATTTCATTGGGGTTGTTTACCGGATAGCGTTGGAAGATAAGGGTTTAGAAAAGGAATGGCGGAGAGTGAGGGATTCGAACCCCCGATAGACTTACGCCTATGTCTGATTTCGAGTCAGGTGCATTCAACCGGGCTCTGCCAACTCTCCGCATTTTCATCAATCACCTGGACCACTCTTCAGCTTGACCGAAGCAGCGGCGCCAGTTGTGGTGTTAATTCCAGTCTGAGGAAACTGTAACTAACCTATCGACGGCAGCTGCATTACCAGCAGTCGCAAGATCCGAATGGCGCACGTCCGTTGATAGTGACTTGTGACCGAGTAGTCTTCCGATGATTCGAAAGCCCTCCCCAGCTATGACAAGTTTACCGGCAAAGGTGTGTCTGGTGCAATGCCATCTATCCCCGCCGATCCACGCGACGATGAAACAGTTTGATCTCGAGCCAAGTATTCTCTGCAACACCCTCCGCGAATTACTCTAGACGCAAGCAGACAAAAGTCATCCTCGAGGAAACGGGTTTGTTCGTAGAGCCAGCACAAAACGCTGCGGCATGGACCTCCGACCTCAAGCTCTGGCTGAGTGAGTTGGCCCTGCGCTCCGGCTTCGACACTGCAGGAGTAGCAGCCGTCGCCTCCCCAGACCCCGAAATCACGCAGCCGCATCTCGACGCGAATCGATTCGAAGCCTGGATCGCAGCCGGCAGAGCCGGTGAGATGGACTATCTCAAGCGCCGCAACGAGCAAGGAGTTCTGCTACGCAGTCACGTCCAGATCGCGATGCCCTGGGCGCGATCGGTCATCGTCTGCGCCCTGAACTATAACGTAGCCGCCCCACTATCCATCGACCAATCCGGCCCCGGAACCGGATGGATCGCCCGCTATGCCTGGAGCGGACGCAACAGCTCCACAGACACCGACGACCTAATCCCCACCGACTATCACGACGAACTCCTAAGCCGCCTCCGAAAAATCGAGTCGAACCTTCAAGAGCGTTTCGCCTGCCAGACACGCTGTTACGTAGACACTGGCCCCCTCGTCGAGCGCGCCGCCGCTGCGAAAGCCGGCATAGGCTGGATCGGCAAGAACACCTGCGTCCTCGATCAAAAACTAGGCTCATGGCTTCTCCTCGGCGTCATCGTCACCTCCATTCCCGTGTCGTCCGAGCTCGCCTTCGAACTCCCTGCGGACCGCTGCGGAAGCTGTACCCGCTGCATCGACGCCTGCCCCACAAACGCACTGGTGGCGCCGCGCGAGATGGATGCGTCACGCTGCATCGCCTATCTCACAATCGAAAAAAAAGGTGTTATCGCAGAGGAGCTGCGCGAACCCATGGGCCGCCAGGTCTTCGGCTGCGATATCTGCCAGGACGTCTGTCCCTGGAACCGCCGCGCTCCAACCTCTCAAAACGAGGGCATGCTCGCACGAAAACAGTTGATCAATCCACCCTTGGCGTGGCTCGCAGAGATGGACTCCGCAACATTTAAGCAATGGTTCAAAGGCTCGCCCCTGGAACGAACCCGTCTAAAGCGACTGCACCGCAACGTCGCCATCGCAATGGGAAACAGTGGCGAAACGCAGTTCATCCCCCAACTCCAGCAATGGAGCACCGCCGAAGATCCCGTCCTCGCGGAGTCATCCCAGTGGGCCCTGGCGCGTATCCACACCCTTACAACCGCTCCAGAACGGCCAGCAATCATAAGCAAAGATTAGCTACCACCAAAGCAGACACCCTCTGCTAGCATCGGAGTGCGTCACCGGTCGCCCCTCGCCGATATTGCATCGAATTCTCCTATGCCATCGATTCTCCCTGGTAAACACGAAGCAGCCGCGTCGTCGAAGACCGATCAGCACGATCTGCCGCCAAAGCCGATCGAAGACGTTGCCCCCGTCGTTCGGGAGTATGGTTTGGCGGCGCAGATCGCCGCCCTGGCCCGCTACATGGCCCGGACTGAGGTCCATACCTACGCGTTCAGCGTCGCGGCCAACGTGATCCTTTCGCTCTTCCCCTTCATCGTACTGCTCTTGACTCTGTCCCGCAGCGTCTTTCACTCCCGTTCCATGGAGGCGATCGTCGGTGACATGATGAAGAATCTCCTGCCGGTCGGTCAGGACTTCGTCATGCGAAACATGCAGCTGCTGGCCCACCCTCACAAAGGAACCCAGCTGTTTTCGCTCGTCATGCTACTCGTCACCTCAACCGGCGTCTTTCTTCCTCTGGAGGTAGCGTTAAACCGGGTCTGGGGAGTTCGCCAGAACCGAAACTACCTCCACAACCAGGCTGTATCTCTGGGACTCGCATTCGCCGTTGGTGTCCTGGCCATGGCGTCGGTCGCCTCCACCGCAAGCCAGCAGACGATTCTCTCCTGGCTCTTCTTCGGCCATACCGAAAACGTCGTCTATCACTTCGTCTCCTACGGCTTTCTCAAGCTCTGCGCCGGGTTTGCCAGCATACTGCTCTTCTTTCTAATCTATTGGGTATTGCCCTACAGAAAGATTCCGGCGCGCGCCGTGCTGCCAACCGCCATCGTGATCGGTCTGCTATGGCAAGCGGCGAAGTATCTCTATATCAGGGCGCTCCCCTGGCTGGACTTCCAGTCCGTCTATGGGCCGTTTTATATTTCGGTAGGGTTGATGATGTGGGCGTTTCTCTCCGGTCTGCTCCTGCTGGCCGGGGCACATTTTTCGGCAACGCGTTATACCTTAAAGCTGGCAAGTCAGGCGGAGCTGGAGGCGGCGAACGATGCAAGACGCGAATAGCCCTACCGGGCCGCGCGTTCTCACCAAGCTCAGAGAACGGATTCCGACAGGACTTGCCGGCGCAGCGGTCTGGCTTGGCTTGTGGTTCTGCGTGTTGTTTGTTCGCCACTTGTTCTCAGGCGGATTCAGAACCTTTTTAGGGATCCTCCAGTTCTTTGTTGGAATCGCTCTCGTCTCCGTCGCCATCCCCCTAGCCTGGCAGCTCATACGCAAGCATCTCCTCTGGAGCCTTCGCAACAAGCTGATCCTCACTTATCTCCTCATCGGTCTTGCCCCGGTGATTCTGTTTCTCACCCTGGTGGGCGTCCTGGCCTACGTAGCAGCAGGTCAATTCGCCATTCACCTCACAGACTCCCGGCTACAGGCTGAGTTGATCCAAATGAGAAACGAGACCGGACATCGCGCCGATCTCACCACTGCGCTCGTCGCCGAACGTCCAAAGGACAGCGGGCAACAAATCGGTAGCGAGATCCAGACCATCGAACAGGCCGGAGAGGTCACACGACTGGATATGCCTCGCTTGCACTTGCATCGCGTAATCCGCGCCTTTCTTAACGGCGCCGCAGTCGACATCGGTCCAATTCGTGGCAAAGCTCCCTTCGGTCTTCCTCCCTGGGCGACCGAACTGCCGGGAGGGGAGTTCTCAGGTCTCGTTCTCGACGGACGCGAACTCTATCTCGTGACCCTTCATCAGAAAAAGTGGAACGACGGACGCGTCTTCACTCTTATGTCGAGCCTGCCGGTTGACAGCGCTGTTCTCAAACTGATCTCGGAGGGACTTGGACAGGCCAGCCTGCTGCCCCAGCGCGCCGGAAGAACCGCCAATGAGATCAGCAGAGAGAACAATGCGGGAACGCCCGCTCCCTCCCAGAAATCGCGTCAGAAGGTCAGATTCGCGGTCGGAGCCGATGGGATCGATGCAGGGTCGTCCTGGATCGTCGGTGGAACCGAGCCCCCAGCCGTCAACGTCGCAGACACCCGCGTCAGTTTTACTTCGACCGAACCGATCACCGACTGGGACACAGGAGAGCGGGACAACGTTCTCATCGCGGTCCAATCCCGGCCCTCTCTCCTCTATAACCAGCTATTCGGCTCCTCGCTAGGCGGAATCGTAACCAGCGTTCTGCGCATTGGCATCATCCTCCTCTGCGTTGTCTTTGCCCTCATTGAGCTGCTGGCGCTGTGGATGGCCATCGGCCTCAGCCGCTCCATCACCTCGTCCGTGGCTGATCTCTACAGCGCAACCGAGCACATCGACCGCGGCGACTTCAACTACCGTATCGGCGTTAAGAGTGATGACCAGCTTGCCGAGCTAAGCAGCTCCTTCAACACCATGTCTGGATCCCTGCAGCGGCTCCTCGAAGAACAGAAGGAGAAGGAGCGTCTGCAGAACGAGATCTCCATCGCCCAGGAGGTTCAGGCCAATCTCTTCCCGCTACACGCGCAGGGACTCGCGACCCTCGATCTGCACGGAATCTGTCGCCCAGCCCGATCCGTAAGCGGCGACTACTACGACTTTCTCGTCTTCCACGAAGAAGCCCATGCCGGCATGGTCGACCGGCGTGAGACCGGCGTAGGCATCGCCATCGGCGATATCAGCGGGAAGGGAATCTCAGCCGCCCTGCTCATGGCAACCCTTCACTCGGCCGTGCGAGCTTACCGCTTCGCAAGTGAGGAGCTTGTCTACAGCGAGTCCACGGTGGCAGGACTCACAGCCAGCAGGGAAGGCCGTGGCGGAGACTGCGACGAGCTCTTCCAGTCCCCGGGACGCATTCTTTCCCTTCTCAATCGTCACCTCTACCGAAGTACGCAGCCTGAAAAGTATGCAACTTTGTTTCTCGCCCACTACGACGTCGCCTCCTCCATGCTGACCTACTCCAACGCAGGACAACTTCCACCCCTCGTTCTGAGCCGGGACGGACACATCAGACGGCTCGACAAAGGGGGAACAGTCGTCGGGCTCATGGACGGCATGCAGTACGAGGAGGACCGCTTCCAAATGAAGTCGGGAGATATTCTCGTCGCCTACTCAGACGGCGTCACCGAACCCGAGAACGACTTCGGCGAGTTCGGCGAGGAACGCATGATGGAGGTGGTCGCCCGTTACCGCGATCAGCCCCTGCACGTAATCTCCGGCCAGGTCATGCTCGCC
Coding sequences within:
- the queG gene encoding tRNA epoxyqueuosine(34) reductase QueG; translated protein: MFVEPAQNAAAWTSDLKLWLSELALRSGFDTAGVAAVASPDPEITQPHLDANRFEAWIAAGRAGEMDYLKRRNEQGVLLRSHVQIAMPWARSVIVCALNYNVAAPLSIDQSGPGTGWIARYAWSGRNSSTDTDDLIPTDYHDELLSRLRKIESNLQERFACQTRCYVDTGPLVERAAAAKAGIGWIGKNTCVLDQKLGSWLLLGVIVTSIPVSSELAFELPADRCGSCTRCIDACPTNALVAPREMDASRCIAYLTIEKKGVIAEELREPMGRQVFGCDICQDVCPWNRRAPTSQNEGMLARKQLINPPLAWLAEMDSATFKQWFKGSPLERTRLKRLHRNVAIAMGNSGETQFIPQLQQWSTAEDPVLAESSQWALARIHTLTTAPERPAIISKD
- a CDS encoding YihY/virulence factor BrkB family protein, producing MPSILPGKHEAAASSKTDQHDLPPKPIEDVAPVVREYGLAAQIAALARYMARTEVHTYAFSVAANVILSLFPFIVLLLTLSRSVFHSRSMEAIVGDMMKNLLPVGQDFVMRNMQLLAHPHKGTQLFSLVMLLVTSTGVFLPLEVALNRVWGVRQNRNYLHNQAVSLGLAFAVGVLAMASVASTASQQTILSWLFFGHTENVVYHFVSYGFLKLCAGFASILLFFLIYWVLPYRKIPARAVLPTAIVIGLLWQAAKYLYIRALPWLDFQSVYGPFYISVGLMMWAFLSGLLLLAGAHFSATRYTLKLASQAELEAANDARRE
- a CDS encoding PP2C family protein-serine/threonine phosphatase, whose translation is MQDANSPTGPRVLTKLRERIPTGLAGAAVWLGLWFCVLFVRHLFSGGFRTFLGILQFFVGIALVSVAIPLAWQLIRKHLLWSLRNKLILTYLLIGLAPVILFLTLVGVLAYVAAGQFAIHLTDSRLQAELIQMRNETGHRADLTTALVAERPKDSGQQIGSEIQTIEQAGEVTRLDMPRLHLHRVIRAFLNGAAVDIGPIRGKAPFGLPPWATELPGGEFSGLVLDGRELYLVTLHQKKWNDGRVFTLMSSLPVDSAVLKLISEGLGQASLLPQRAGRTANEISRENNAGTPAPSQKSRQKVRFAVGADGIDAGSSWIVGGTEPPAVNVADTRVSFTSTEPITDWDTGERDNVLIAVQSRPSLLYNQLFGSSLGGIVTSVLRIGIILLCVVFALIELLALWMAIGLSRSITSSVADLYSATEHIDRGDFNYRIGVKSDDQLAELSSSFNTMSGSLQRLLEEQKEKERLQNEISIAQEVQANLFPLHAQGLATLDLHGICRPARSVSGDYYDFLVFHEEAHAGMVDRRETGVGIAIGDISGKGISAALLMATLHSAVRAYRFASEELVYSESTVAGLTASREGRGGDCDELFQSPGRILSLLNRHLYRSTQPEKYATLFLAHYDVASSMLTYSNAGQLPPLVLSRDGHIRRLDKGGTVVGLMDGMQYEEDRFQMKSGDILVAYSDGVTEPENDFGEFGEERMMEVVARYRDQPLHVISGQVMLALDAWIGADEQPDDITLVLARQV